From the Clostridiales bacterium FE2011 genome, one window contains:
- a CDS encoding carbohydrate ABC transporter substrate-binding protein, with protein MKKLIAVILTLAMLLSIVPVVAESAIDTSEHVKIVYLVTGDKPTNRTDEVLAKINELLTEKVNAELEFRWIEWTDWQTQYNLALATQSGDIDLIGTATDWLDAWPNSQKGAFLPLSEDMLKTYAPKTWESVSEAHWNLCKYNGEIYLMPEDNYAQWTNHGFMYRGDWAREAGLENGVHSWEDLGVYFKYIKENKPDVIPWDANGNGSSYSPQMAGGWQTSHTGNIAIEGFPVAIFYGESKENPYTLSRYYLEGDELVNFAKTMKEWADAGYWRADVLNYTGDVVTEMEEGKTGAHQHHTQTWTSERTTMERKQPGSDLGFFWFGEEASNLISLNITHGAMAVAAQSKNPERALMVYDLMRNDPEIYHLMQYGFEGEMYTVDENGLFSRPDGFEDSVDGVSFNFWWGRNDNLEYRNAQLDWDAIQKMYDAYDAVKIDYPYGQYIYDNSMVGVFMDNLSNVYNTYMPRIVFGMNDDPEALVAEFRQALQDAGIEMVMSEIQNQLDAVYAK; from the coding sequence ATGAAAAAACTTATTGCGGTTATCCTGACCCTGGCCATGCTGCTCAGCATCGTGCCGGTCGTGGCAGAGTCTGCCATCGACACATCCGAGCACGTGAAGATCGTGTACCTGGTCACCGGCGATAAGCCCACCAACCGGACCGACGAAGTGCTGGCAAAGATCAACGAGCTGCTGACCGAAAAGGTCAACGCTGAGCTGGAGTTCCGCTGGATCGAATGGACCGACTGGCAGACCCAGTACAACCTGGCCCTGGCCACCCAGAGCGGCGACATCGACCTGATCGGTACCGCTACTGACTGGCTGGATGCCTGGCCCAACAGCCAGAAAGGCGCTTTCCTGCCCCTGTCTGAAGACATGCTGAAGACCTACGCCCCCAAGACCTGGGAGAGCGTGTCCGAAGCGCACTGGAACCTGTGCAAGTACAACGGCGAGATCTACCTCATGCCCGAAGACAACTACGCGCAGTGGACCAACCACGGCTTCATGTACCGTGGCGACTGGGCCCGTGAAGCCGGCCTTGAGAACGGTGTGCATTCCTGGGAAGACCTGGGCGTATACTTCAAGTACATCAAGGAAAACAAGCCGGACGTGATTCCGTGGGATGCCAACGGTAACGGATCTTCCTACAGCCCCCAGATGGCCGGCGGCTGGCAGACCTCCCATACCGGCAACATCGCTATCGAAGGCTTCCCGGTAGCTATCTTCTACGGCGAGAGCAAAGAGAATCCCTACACCCTGAGCCGCTACTACCTGGAAGGCGACGAGCTGGTGAACTTTGCCAAGACCATGAAGGAATGGGCGGACGCCGGCTACTGGCGCGCTGACGTGCTGAACTACACCGGCGACGTGGTTACCGAAATGGAAGAAGGCAAGACCGGTGCCCATCAGCACCACACCCAGACCTGGACCAGCGAGCGTACCACCATGGAACGCAAGCAGCCCGGTTCCGACCTCGGCTTTTTCTGGTTCGGCGAAGAGGCTTCCAACCTGATCTCCCTGAACATCACCCACGGCGCCATGGCTGTGGCTGCCCAGAGCAAGAATCCGGAACGCGCCCTGATGGTCTATGACCTCATGCGGAACGATCCTGAAATCTATCATCTCATGCAGTACGGCTTCGAAGGCGAAATGTACACCGTGGATGAGAACGGCCTGTTCTCCCGTCCCGATGGCTTCGAAGATTCCGTGGACGGCGTCTCCTTCAACTTCTGGTGGGGCCGCAACGACAACCTGGAATACCGCAATGCCCAGCTTGACTGGGATGCCATCCAGAAGATGTATGACGCCTATGACGCTGTGAAGATCGACTATCCCTACGGACAGTACATCTATGACAACTCCATGGTGGGCGTCTTCATGGACAACCTGAGCAACGTTTACAACACCTATATGCCCCGTATCGTCTTCGGTATGAACGATGATCCGGAAGCGCTGGTGGCTGAATTCCGTCAGGCTCTGCAGGATGCCGGCATCGAAATGGTGATGTCTGAAATCCAGAACCAGCTGGATGCTGTTTACGCCAAGTAA
- a CDS encoding DUF4982 domain-containing protein has protein sequence MRKDIRLSEGWRFHLGDTADAYYMGFDDRGWRQVTVPHDWAVEHPFDPCWASGTGYLPGGIGWYRGHFTLDAEDAARRVRITFEGVYKRARVWINSNYLGQHAYGYTSFSFDISEFIRPGENVIAVRVDHSEVADSRWYTGSGVDRPVTLTVTDPVCFREHGIFAVTEADDGEEAVIGIRYETEGADKVRFALRTPEGIAAEGEAEGENGCLRLRVNTPRRWSPEDPYLYTLCGETEKNGVVTDREEIPFGIRTAVFDADHGFFLNGENMKLRGVCVHHDAGCLGAAVPESVWRIRLEKLKAMGCNALRTAHNPPDPALLDLCDRLGFLVMDEAFDEWEGIKNKWWQGHNVYPPKHFGYAEDFPQWHEEDLRSMVERDRNHPCVILWSIGNEIDYPNDPYVTPLFKEVLGNNDANKPLAERLYDDRKPDAGRLAKVAAELTAQMHALDDSRPVTSALSFPELSNRTGYADALDIAGYNYREQFYEEDHKTYPGRVILGSENSHDPSAWRAVTEHEYMAGQFLWTGVDFLGECPGWPKRISQAGALDLRGKEKPLYAQRLALWTKEPMIRIAVGPGEEEHDSGAWGECFRWQGLPGVKKRVSCYTNGKTAELFLNGKSLGKKELAEEDGGRAVWQVPYENGVLEARTEGAEDKLSTPGKACTLQWIRHESRPGEDVIQLEAVLLDKDGQPAQDEVIRVQVLGDVKILGMENGLPDDLTPYSERFRTTGEGTLTVYLRKGKGEGKALVYARTDGGLEAEYRM, from the coding sequence ATGAGAAAGGACATCCGCCTCAGTGAAGGCTGGCGGTTCCATCTGGGAGATACCGCAGATGCGTATTATATGGGCTTTGACGACCGGGGATGGCGGCAGGTGACCGTGCCCCATGACTGGGCCGTGGAGCATCCTTTTGATCCCTGCTGGGCCAGCGGCACCGGCTATCTGCCGGGCGGCATCGGCTGGTACCGGGGACATTTCACCCTGGACGCGGAGGACGCTGCCCGCCGGGTACGGATCACCTTTGAAGGCGTATACAAGCGTGCCCGGGTCTGGATCAACAGCAACTACCTGGGCCAGCATGCCTACGGCTATACCAGCTTCTCTTTTGATATCAGCGAATTTATCCGTCCCGGGGAGAATGTGATCGCCGTCCGGGTGGATCATTCGGAAGTGGCTGATTCCCGCTGGTACACCGGTTCCGGTGTGGACCGTCCCGTGACGCTGACAGTGACGGATCCGGTCTGCTTCCGGGAGCACGGCATCTTTGCCGTGACGGAAGCGGATGACGGGGAAGAGGCGGTCATCGGCATCCGGTATGAAACGGAAGGCGCGGACAAGGTGCGCTTTGCCCTGCGGACGCCGGAAGGCATCGCCGCGGAAGGTGAAGCGGAAGGGGAGAACGGCTGCCTGCGGCTGCGGGTGAATACTCCCCGGCGCTGGAGTCCGGAGGATCCATACCTTTATACCCTGTGCGGCGAAACGGAAAAGAACGGTGTCGTGACAGACCGGGAGGAGATTCCTTTCGGCATCCGCACGGCTGTGTTTGACGCGGACCATGGGTTCTTCCTGAACGGGGAGAACATGAAGCTCCGGGGCGTGTGCGTCCATCATGACGCGGGCTGCCTGGGTGCGGCGGTGCCGGAAAGCGTATGGCGGATCCGCCTGGAAAAACTGAAGGCCATGGGCTGCAATGCCCTGCGCACCGCGCATAACCCGCCGGATCCGGCGCTGCTGGATTTGTGCGACCGGCTGGGCTTCCTGGTGATGGATGAAGCCTTTGACGAGTGGGAAGGCATTAAGAACAAGTGGTGGCAGGGACACAACGTCTATCCGCCCAAGCACTTCGGCTATGCGGAGGATTTTCCCCAGTGGCATGAAGAGGATCTGCGCTCCATGGTGGAGCGGGACCGGAACCACCCCTGCGTGATTCTCTGGAGTATCGGCAACGAAATCGATTATCCCAATGACCCGTATGTGACGCCCCTCTTTAAGGAAGTACTGGGCAACAACGACGCCAACAAGCCCCTGGCGGAACGTCTCTATGACGACCGGAAACCGGACGCCGGGCGCCTGGCAAAGGTGGCGGCGGAGCTGACGGCGCAGATGCATGCCCTGGATGACAGTAGGCCGGTGACCAGCGCCCTGAGCTTCCCGGAACTGAGCAACCGCACAGGCTACGCGGACGCCCTGGACATTGCGGGATATAACTACCGGGAGCAGTTCTATGAGGAGGATCACAAGACTTATCCCGGCCGGGTGATCCTGGGCAGTGAAAACAGCCATGATCCGTCCGCCTGGCGGGCCGTGACGGAGCATGAATATATGGCAGGCCAGTTCCTCTGGACCGGCGTGGACTTCCTGGGAGAATGCCCCGGCTGGCCGAAGCGCATCAGCCAGGCAGGCGCCCTGGACCTGCGGGGAAAGGAAAAGCCCCTTTACGCGCAGCGCCTGGCGCTGTGGACAAAGGAGCCGATGATCCGCATCGCTGTGGGACCCGGGGAAGAAGAACATGATTCCGGCGCCTGGGGCGAATGCTTCCGCTGGCAGGGACTGCCCGGAGTGAAAAAACGGGTCTCCTGTTACACCAACGGCAAAACCGCGGAGCTTTTCCTGAACGGGAAGAGCCTGGGCAAAAAGGAACTGGCGGAGGAAGACGGCGGCCGGGCAGTATGGCAGGTGCCCTATGAGAACGGCGTCCTGGAAGCCCGGACAGAAGGCGCGGAGGATAAGCTGTCTACCCCCGGCAAGGCTTGCACCCTGCAGTGGATCCGGCATGAGAGCCGGCCCGGGGAAGACGTGATCCAGCTGGAAGCTGTGCTGCTGGACAAAGACGGTCAGCCCGCACAGGACGAGGTGATCCGCGTTCAGGTGCTGGGAGACGTGAAGATCCTGGGCATGGAGAACGGACTACCGGATGACCTGACGCCCTACAGCGAGCGCTTCCGCACGACCGGGGAAGGCACCCTGACCGTATACCTGCGGAAGGGAAAGGGCGAAGGAAAAGCCCTGGTATACGCCAGAACGGACGGAGGACTGGAAGCAGAATACAGGATGTGA
- a CDS encoding 2-isopropylmalate synthase, with protein MLSFDNTVNLLMQSKYRYSLQDVAEPNLYREIYDYDHVPKVAFNLRHVPMQMPDHIWMTDTTFRDGQQSVSPFTPEQILHLFKLMSRLGGPNGMVRQSEFFLYTENDQKALHLCQDAGLKFPEITTWIRANEKDFELVKQAGVAETGVLVSCSDYHIFNKMHLTRKQAMDKYLGIVKAALEYGIRPRCHFEDITRADFYGFVVPFAGALMDLSRESGIPIKIRACDTMGYGVSYPGTALPRSVQGIIYGLRHYAEVPSEQLEWHGHNDFYKVVSNAATAWLHGCSSINCSLLGIGERTGNCPLEAMAIEYQSLRGDDGGMDLTAITEIADYMEREIGLEISPRQPFVGRHFNVTRAGIHADGMLKDEEIYNIFNTAKLLNRPASVAVDSRGGTASIAHWLNNYFRLTGDNTIDKNDPLIVDMRARVDDLYAKGRNTVMGDEELEVMVRRCDQNRYEKLLFHKSK; from the coding sequence ATGCTGAGTTTTGACAACACCGTGAACCTGCTGATGCAGTCCAAGTACCGTTACAGCCTGCAGGATGTTGCGGAGCCGAACCTGTACAGGGAAATCTATGACTACGACCATGTGCCGAAGGTTGCTTTCAACCTCCGTCATGTTCCCATGCAGATGCCCGATCATATCTGGATGACCGACACCACCTTCCGTGACGGCCAGCAGAGCGTCAGCCCCTTCACGCCGGAACAGATCCTGCACCTCTTCAAGCTCATGAGCCGCCTGGGCGGCCCCAACGGCATGGTGCGCCAGAGCGAGTTCTTCCTTTATACGGAGAATGACCAGAAGGCGCTGCACCTGTGCCAGGATGCGGGACTGAAATTCCCGGAGATCACCACCTGGATCCGGGCCAATGAAAAGGATTTTGAACTGGTCAAACAGGCCGGCGTCGCCGAAACAGGCGTGCTGGTTTCCTGCAGCGACTATCATATTTTCAACAAGATGCACCTGACCCGTAAGCAGGCCATGGACAAGTACCTGGGCATCGTCAAAGCCGCCCTGGAATACGGCATCCGTCCCCGCTGCCACTTCGAGGATATCACCCGGGCCGACTTCTACGGCTTCGTGGTGCCCTTCGCCGGCGCCCTGATGGACCTGAGCCGTGAGAGCGGTATCCCGATCAAGATCCGCGCCTGCGACACCATGGGTTACGGCGTCAGCTATCCCGGTACCGCACTGCCCCGCAGCGTACAGGGTATCATCTACGGTCTGCGACACTACGCCGAAGTGCCCTCCGAACAGCTGGAGTGGCACGGCCACAACGACTTCTACAAAGTGGTTTCCAACGCCGCCACCGCCTGGCTGCACGGATGCAGCAGCATCAACTGCAGCCTGCTGGGCATCGGCGAGCGCACGGGCAACTGCCCGCTGGAAGCCATGGCGATTGAATACCAGAGCCTGCGCGGCGACGACGGCGGCATGGACCTGACCGCCATCACCGAGATCGCGGACTACATGGAGCGGGAGATCGGCCTGGAAATCAGCCCGCGGCAGCCCTTCGTCGGCCGCCACTTCAACGTCACCCGCGCCGGTATCCATGCCGACGGCATGCTGAAGGACGAGGAGATCTACAACATCTTCAACACCGCCAAGCTCCTGAACCGGCCCGCTTCCGTGGCTGTGGACAGCCGCGGCGGCACCGCCTCCATCGCCCACTGGCTGAACAACTACTTCCGCCTGACCGGCGACAACACCATCGACAAGAACGATCCGCTGATCGTCGATATGCGTGCCCGCGTGGACGATCTCTACGCCAAGGGCCGCAACACGGTCATGGGCGACGAGGAACTGGAAGTTATGGTCCGCCGCTGCGACCAGAACCGGTACGAAAAACTGCTGTTCCACAAGAGCAAGTAA
- a CDS encoding DUF975 family protein yields the protein MFYPSGIFRMKARAVLKDHWQTALLIALIVNLPTLLMQGFSAFTGNDLIPRLNSVLVSASRDGLLPQEQLLKEIDVILGSTSFWTMRGLELLAWLITPCLTLGMYRWLLNRVRGLEDPVSTVLCRMNQFFRAIGLQLLIILKVLLWMLPGIAVSVYLLLPVYQSGDVSVQLAALQRSYNMTLPVLLLIAVPGVMAALRYSLSEYIMADEPQTRILTCIRHSKELMKDKKKDLFFLLVGFLLWYMLELLISSMLSGVLGLVFQMLAGLAISVYMSCSIAVFYLFLESGEKTPKEPEPEELN from the coding sequence ATGTTTTACCCCTCCGGAATATTCCGCATGAAAGCCCGCGCTGTGCTGAAGGACCACTGGCAGACGGCGCTGCTGATCGCGCTGATTGTGAACCTGCCCACGCTGTTGATGCAGGGCTTTTCCGCCTTTACCGGCAATGACCTGATTCCCCGGCTGAACAGCGTTCTCGTGTCCGCTTCCCGGGACGGCCTCCTGCCCCAGGAGCAGCTGCTAAAGGAGATTGACGTTATCCTCGGCAGTACCAGTTTCTGGACTATGCGGGGACTGGAACTGCTGGCCTGGCTGATCACCCCCTGCCTGACCCTGGGCATGTACCGGTGGCTGCTGAACCGCGTACGCGGCCTGGAAGACCCGGTAAGCACCGTGCTGTGCCGGATGAACCAGTTCTTCCGTGCCATCGGCCTGCAGCTGCTGATCATCCTGAAGGTGCTGCTGTGGATGCTTCCCGGGATCGCGGTATCCGTATACCTGCTGCTTCCTGTTTATCAGTCCGGGGACGTGAGCGTCCAGCTGGCCGCCCTGCAGCGCAGCTACAACATGACCCTGCCGGTTCTGCTCCTGATCGCCGTTCCCGGCGTCATGGCCGCCCTGCGTTACTCCCTGTCGGAGTACATCATGGCGGATGAGCCCCAGACCCGCATCCTCACCTGCATCCGCCACAGCAAAGAGCTGATGAAGGATAAGAAGAAGGATCTGTTCTTCCTGCTGGTCGGTTTCCTCCTGTGGTACATGCTGGAGCTGCTGATCTCCTCCATGCTCAGCGGCGTCCTCGGTCTGGTCTTCCAGATGCTGGCCGGCCTGGCCATCAGCGTCTATATGAGCTGCTCCATCGCCGTGTTCTACCTCTTCCTGGAGAGCGGCGAGAAAACGCCGAAGGAACCCGAACCTGAAGAATTGAATTAA
- a CDS encoding peptidylprolyl isomerase, translating into MRKKALLALMMAAILLLSGCALIKKDQAVDDATEIIRMGDQVITKKEVLAQAEQELYDQYSMYSMFNYSYDVTDPANIQAAKDAAVDTLKTSLALTAKAKELGLDQLSDEELESVKTTAQANLDSVIASAKAYVEGGSEMDETALAEAAAKMAEDAGYTLDAYIAQGTTDAISAKLKEYAVKDVAVTDEEIQAEYDSRVESHKSTYSESAGTWASAANNNSTLYYTPAGVRRVKQILIKFKDEDKTAIDDAKTKLNDANTAVTTAQAKVDAAQGTVDTEGISDEDKAKAEETLSAAKQELEDADKALLAANQAVTEATDKAFANIDEKADAVLAQLAEEGADWQKIMDENNEDEGMKDNEKGYAVAAGMTNFDAAFVDAAMALEKIGDISPKTKGSYGYYIIRYESDEAEGPVALDAVKETLSSSLLTTKQNDAYEATKAQWVDEAGIKVDLNALKD; encoded by the coding sequence ATGCGTAAAAAAGCTCTTCTTGCCCTGATGATGGCCGCAATTCTGCTGCTGAGCGGCTGCGCCCTGATCAAAAAGGATCAGGCTGTTGATGATGCTACCGAGATTATCCGGATGGGTGACCAGGTGATCACCAAGAAGGAAGTCCTGGCCCAGGCTGAACAGGAACTGTATGATCAGTACTCCATGTATTCCATGTTCAACTATTCCTACGACGTAACGGATCCTGCAAACATCCAGGCCGCGAAGGACGCCGCCGTCGATACCCTGAAAACAAGCCTGGCTCTGACCGCCAAGGCCAAGGAACTGGGACTGGACCAGCTGAGCGATGAAGAGCTGGAATCTGTCAAGACCACTGCCCAGGCAAACCTGGACAGCGTCATCGCATCCGCCAAGGCTTATGTTGAAGGCGGAAGCGAAATGGATGAAACCGCTCTTGCCGAAGCCGCCGCAAAGATGGCTGAAGACGCCGGCTACACTCTCGACGCGTATATCGCCCAGGGTACCACCGATGCCATTTCCGCCAAGCTGAAGGAATACGCTGTGAAGGACGTTGCGGTCACGGATGAAGAAATCCAGGCCGAGTACGACAGCCGCGTGGAATCCCACAAATCCACCTACAGCGAAAGCGCCGGCACCTGGGCTTCCGCCGCGAACAACAACTCCACCCTGTACTACACTCCCGCCGGTGTACGCCGCGTGAAGCAGATCCTCATCAAGTTCAAGGATGAAGACAAGACCGCGATCGACGACGCCAAGACCAAGCTGAACGACGCCAACACCGCCGTCACCACCGCCCAGGCCAAGGTTGACGCAGCCCAGGGCACCGTGGATACCGAAGGCATCTCCGATGAAGACAAAGCCAAGGCTGAAGAAACTCTGTCCGCCGCGAAGCAGGAACTGGAAGATGCTGACAAGGCCCTGCTGGCCGCCAACCAGGCTGTGACCGAGGCTACCGATAAGGCCTTCGCGAACATCGATGAAAAGGCCGACGCCGTGCTGGCCCAGCTGGCTGAAGAAGGCGCCGACTGGCAGAAGATCATGGACGAAAACAACGAAGACGAAGGCATGAAGGATAACGAGAAGGGCTACGCCGTAGCCGCCGGAATGACCAACTTCGACGCCGCCTTTGTGGATGCCGCCATGGCCCTGGAAAAGATCGGCGACATTTCTCCCAAGACCAAGGGCAGCTACGGATACTACATCATCCGCTATGAAAGCGATGAGGCCGAAGGCCCCGTTGCCCTGGATGCTGTAAAGGAAACCCTTTCCTCCTCCCTGCTGACAACGAAGCAGAACGACGCCTACGAAGCCACCAAGGCTCAGTGGGTGGACGAAGCCGGCATCAAGGTTGACCTGAATGCCCTGAAAGACTGA
- a CDS encoding RNA polymerase sigma factor, producing the protein MDALTFQAEIRRIEKLLYRIAWSYMGSNADAEDAVQDALIKAWEKRDSLRDLKQFRPWMARILTNQCKDLLRTRKKWSFCPLEEAAAQEAEPAEPVSPVFDAVKKLKPELGLLVTLHYVDGCSMQDLANDLGIPVSTVKTRLRSARRQIGRTLLVEWEEAEK; encoded by the coding sequence GTGGATGCTTTGACGTTTCAGGCGGAAATCAGGCGGATTGAGAAGCTGTTATACCGCATCGCCTGGTCCTACATGGGCAGCAATGCCGATGCCGAGGATGCGGTACAGGATGCATTGATCAAAGCCTGGGAGAAACGGGATTCCCTGCGGGATCTGAAGCAGTTCAGACCGTGGATGGCCCGGATTCTCACCAACCAGTGCAAGGATCTGCTGCGCACGCGCAAAAAATGGAGCTTCTGCCCCCTGGAGGAAGCCGCCGCGCAGGAAGCGGAACCGGCAGAGCCGGTCTCCCCTGTATTTGACGCGGTGAAAAAACTGAAACCGGAGCTCGGCCTGCTTGTCACGCTCCACTATGTGGACGGCTGCTCCATGCAGGATCTGGCGAACGACCTGGGCATCCCGGTCAGTACCGTCAAGACCCGATTGAGAAGCGCACGGAGGCAGATAGGCAGAACACTCCTCGTGGAATGGGAGGAGGCGGAAAAATGA
- a CDS encoding sigma-70 family RNA polymerase sigma factor has translation MGPDTATDRDQKLISLVDRYQEPLLRMCCLYLRDRSLAEDAVQETFIKAYRALDSFRGESSEKTWLMRIAMHICCDINRTGWFRFMNREITPEMFVDQAASPPEERDEELAAAVMKLPRRLREVILLFYYQGMNVNEIADALNLSHSSVSGRLKRGREKLKNMLEGRELDE, from the coding sequence ATGGGCCCTGACACTGCCACGGATCGCGATCAGAAACTGATCAGTCTGGTGGACCGGTATCAGGAGCCGCTGCTGCGTATGTGCTGCCTTTACCTCCGTGACCGATCCCTGGCGGAAGACGCCGTACAGGAAACCTTTATAAAAGCCTACCGGGCGCTGGATTCCTTCCGGGGAGAAAGCAGTGAGAAAACCTGGCTGATGAGAATCGCCATGCATATCTGCTGTGATATCAACCGCACCGGATGGTTTCGGTTCATGAACCGGGAAATTACCCCGGAGATGTTCGTCGATCAGGCCGCTTCTCCGCCTGAGGAGCGCGATGAAGAGCTGGCGGCCGCCGTCATGAAGCTGCCGCGCAGGCTGCGCGAAGTGATCCTCCTTTTCTACTATCAGGGAATGAATGTTAACGAGATTGCAGACGCGCTGAATCTCTCCCACTCCTCTGTATCGGGAAGACTGAAGCGGGGACGGGAGAAGCTGAAAAACATGCTGGAAGGGAGAGAATTGGATGAATGA
- a CDS encoding DegV family protein, giving the protein MWHLVADSACDLYELEGTEGKMDFATIPFSIRIGGKEYVDDENMPVSEMLEANETHDEMAQTACPSPEAWREKFSAPGPVIAFTISGALSGCYNSACLGRDMLLEDEPDKQIIIIDTKATGPEEAMLIWRARDLILAGTPFEEIEKDLNETADRIHTCFALASYHNLIKSGRVGRLIGFIAGHLGFWGIGAGDEKGEIVIRGKARGSKGMVRFLVEEITRVGLAGKQIVISHCQNLKDAEALKAALEAAHAGIQVLIQATRGLDSFYAERSGLIIGY; this is encoded by the coding sequence ATGTGGCATCTGGTTGCTGATTCTGCCTGTGATCTCTACGAGCTGGAAGGGACGGAAGGCAAAATGGATTTCGCCACGATTCCGTTCTCCATCCGGATCGGCGGCAAAGAATATGTAGATGATGAGAATATGCCGGTTTCCGAAATGCTGGAAGCCAATGAAACCCATGACGAAATGGCGCAAACCGCCTGTCCTTCCCCGGAAGCCTGGCGGGAGAAGTTTTCCGCGCCCGGTCCCGTGATTGCCTTCACCATTTCCGGCGCCCTGTCCGGCTGCTATAACAGCGCCTGCCTCGGCCGGGATATGCTGCTGGAGGATGAACCGGACAAGCAGATTATCATCATCGATACCAAGGCCACCGGTCCCGAAGAGGCAATGCTGATCTGGCGTGCCCGGGACCTGATCCTCGCCGGAACGCCCTTTGAGGAAATCGAAAAAGACCTGAACGAGACCGCCGACAGGATTCATACCTGCTTCGCACTGGCCTCCTACCATAACCTGATCAAGTCCGGCCGGGTCGGCCGCCTGATTGGTTTCATTGCCGGCCACCTGGGTTTCTGGGGCATCGGTGCCGGAGATGAAAAGGGTGAAATTGTCATCCGTGGCAAAGCCCGGGGCAGCAAAGGCATGGTTCGCTTCCTGGTGGAGGAAATCACCCGGGTCGGTCTTGCCGGAAAGCAGATTGTCATCAGCCACTGCCAGAACCTGAAGGATGCCGAAGCGCTGAAGGCCGCACTGGAAGCAGCCCATGCCGGCATCCAGGTGCTCATTCAGGCCACCCGCGGTCTGGACAGCTTCTACGCTGAAAGAAGCGGACTGATCATCGGCTATTGA